Proteins encoded by one window of Sorex araneus isolate mSorAra2 chromosome 3, mSorAra2.pri, whole genome shotgun sequence:
- the LOC101539462 gene encoding cornifin-B: MSSQQQKQPCTPPPQPQQQQVKQPCQPPPQEPCAPKTKEPCHTKVPEPCHPKVPEPCHPKVPEPCHPKVPEPCHPKVPEPCHPKVPEPCHPKVPEPCHPKVPEPCHPKMPEPSQQKTKQK, translated from the coding sequence ATGAGCTCCCAGCAGCAGAAgcagccctgcaccccaccccctcagccccagcagcagcaggTCAAACAGCCCTGCCAGCCTCCGCCCCAGGAAccatgtgcccccaaaaccaaggaGCCATGCCATACCAAggtgcctgagccctgccaccccaaggtgcctgagccctgccacccCAAGGTGCCCGAGCCCTGCCACCCCAAggtgcctgagccctgccaccccaaggtgcctgagccctgccacccCAAGGTGCCCGAGCCCTGCCACCCCAAGGTGCCCGAGCCCTGCCACCCCAAggtgcctgagccctgccacccCAAGATGCCTGAGCCATCTCAGCAGAAGACCAAGCAGAAGTAA
- the SPRR4 gene encoding small proline-rich protein 4, with protein sequence MSSQQQQQQQQCPPQKVQQQQVKQPCQPPPAQCQQTSEPKTKDPCAPQAKKQCPPKGTATEAQQKCPPAQQTPKSIQK encoded by the coding sequence ATGTcttcccagcagcagcagcagcagcagcagtgcccacCTCAGAAGGTCCAGCAGCAGCAGGTGAAGCAGCCCTGCCAGCCACCCCCTGCTCAATGCCAGCAGACCAGTGAACCTAAGACGAAGGATCCATGTGCTCCCCAAGCCAAGAAGCAATGCCCACCTAAGGGTACAGCCACAGAAGCCCAACAGAAGTGTCCTCCAGCCCAGCAAACTCCCAAGAGTATACAGAAATAA